AGCTCGATGGCCGTGGCCAAGGCCGATTTCTCGATCCACATCTTTGCGCTAAAGCTGCATGTGATCGGCACAGAGGCGGACTTGACCAAAGGAGAGACATTCACACTCAGTGGTCATAGATGCACAGTCTACATGGGACAGTTTTCGCCCGATGGCGGACACCTACTAACATGCTCGGAAGACTTTGAAATGCGTTTGTGGAGCATGCAGGTTCCGAGCTGTGTGAGCATCTGTATCCAATCTACGGGCTTCGTTCGTGGCATCGCATTTGATGCCTCAAAACCCTCTTTTATTGCCACTGTCGTGGAAACTGGCTATGCATGCCTTTGGAAGGTGGACGAGCCGTGGGTACTTTGCAAGCAAAGGATTTTCCAGGAACCGGAACTGACGGCCTGCATATTTCGTCCGCTCCACAATCACATTGTCTCTGGCTCGGCTTCAGGCAGGATCCGCATCTGGGATAACacttcaaacaaaatttccGTAACCTGTCTTCTGGGTTCCGATACGCCGATCACTGCCCTGGCCATCTCCTCGTGCAGTTACATCCTGGTTGCTGGTACCCAAGACGGTCTAATCTTTGTCTGGAACATATCCCAAGGTGAAATGGTGCTCCGCTTTACCCAACACAAGGAAGCCATTTCCTCGATTGCCTTCGCCCCGGACAACAGCCTCTTCGCGGTGGGCTGCAAGGACACCCAGATGAGTGTCTGGAACATTGAGCCGTTCACAAGCAACCTCATCTTACTACTGGGATCGCGTAGCAGCGAGTGTGGCAAAATACTGCAAGTTCGCTTCGTCAGCGACAGTCAGGTGACAGCCATCTGCCTGGAACCATCAGATGTGGACACAAAGGCTTAACGCTCACCAGAGCCAGACAACGAGAATAAGCAACGGCCAACGGGATGCAAATTTTGGGATATTTAACTTAAATTTCTTTTCAAATATTGGACAATCTAATGGACACTGTTACTAGCATACAATTTTatgattacatttttaaaatcCTCCACAAAGTAGCCTTTGCATTAGCCCCAACCAGCCGACCGACCGCAGCATGCTAATTGGCCCTCCGGCCATGGTCGAAACCTCATCGCCCACAAAGTTTCCTTTTCATAATCAACGCGAAACGCTTCAGCCTCACGTGTGTACGCAGTGCGTGCggtttttaattagttttgattTGGATATCCTGGCACCAATTAGGCCAAAGAGCCATTAGACCTCAAACGCCGTTTGCATTGGCAATGAGCCGCGAATCGGCCACTTGGCCAACAACCTGATTGCGGTCCGTTTGCCATTTGACAGCATGAGCAAAGGAAACTGTTTCATTTTCACACCACTCTcggccaaaacaaacaaatcgagTTTCATTCTAATTCAAATTATGAACACAAACACGAAACTTTGCTTCACTGGCCgaggagaggagtggagaggagttttttaattaaacttaaacCGCGGAAACGACTTGAGTGGTTGCAGCTCTGGATTCTCCTCAAAGGCATTCTTTCAGATGTTTGCTagcatttccacacacacacacacacttcgtGATTggacaataaataataatggcCAGGCACGGCGCTGAGCGGCCACTGAAGCATGAGGCgaacattttttaataaatatattatttttgtttgcctgccaTCCGGCATTTATTTGGCAATTTTCTAATGTTCGCCTGGCCTCGTGGTTTCTCCGCTCTGGGCATAGTTTCATCTATTTTTTGGCAGTCTCAAAGGCACAGGCTAAGTTTGGCCCGTTGTCTGCGCACGGCCTTGACCTGGATACACACTGTGTTTTCGCTATGAACTCTTTCCATAAATAGTCCTTGATTAGTGGCCTTGGGACGAGAggcttaatttgttttaaaagaTGCATTGCGGCAAAGGAATACGAGTGTCCAGGTTGTCAGGGGGAAAAGATTTCTGATTCCTTCCAGAGATTTCCCAGTCATTTTCACACATTGAATCTCTTGTCCTTAATTCTGTTCTCGTGAGAAGGAAACTCGCATGTTGCGGTAATTAATATGCGAGGCTGCagaatatttatatacacacacgcaacGAGTGGCTCTccgccagtcagtcagtcagtcagccaatCCTTTGGGTCACTCCAGTCCAGAAGCTGtaggaaaacagaaacaattaCCTCGTTGCTGCAGCACACCCAggagtggtgtgtgtgtgtgtgtgtgagcggtAATTATAAGTTGTTCGTGTCTGTTAATTAAATGTGTCCAGCGAAGGCATTTAATAAGCTTCAGTCACTTACAAAGGCGCAACACGGCATATACGCAGAGCGCAGTAGTCGTCCAGATGAGCTTAAATGGAGTCCCGGAATAAGCCCATCCATCCcacatagcagcagcagcgatgtgtgtatgtgtgcatctGGATACATGGCTTTTTTTatgttaaaataaaataaaaacgtaAAGCAGAACCGTGACGAtaatttctttcgtttctctGCATTTCGTTTGGGGCTTTTGCCACGAGAAGTTTTCCACCGAGCAATGCCTTGAAaaataatcaatttaattgtgaaaaataaaagagttgCAACTACTTTTGTCGGTGGAAAACGTAACGTTTGCCTAGGCTTATTTACTTCTGTAGTGGGTAAAAGGTTAAATACTCAGCCTCATATTGTTAACACTTCCCTTTGGGGGCAACGCCCTCCTCTGCTGGCAATTAATCAAGTGTGAAATTTCTCGCCCCCGTGATGTCAAAGGCTGTCTTCAGCTTGATCGGCCAGCAAGCAAACGTTAATTAGGCATTAAAAACAAAGCTGATAATTAATCGGCTCAAAATTGTCCATGAAAGCAAAGTGTATCAGTGTGGCCCAAAGCGTCAGACACCTGAAAGGAGCAATCCACCCAAGCAGACACGCGGTTTGGCGTCTGCCACAGAGGTGTGGGAGCGAGGAGACTCGCATGGCAAGTGGCtagaaaataacaaacaaaaagctttAATGGCAGTCGTTTGCTAGACATCCCTATTTACACTTGCTGCGACACCCGCCAACCCCCCCGAGCGGTTTGTTCCTGAAGTTCTGCTTAGAGTGTGACAGCATCAGGGAAGAGAGTATTCCCTGAATAACCCTCGCTCATTATGCAGCTGTTGcactgtaaatatttgcatacatgcTGCAAAATTAGTTAAATAAGCATTTATTGTTGTCCTACACAAagtcggttggttggttggttgtttggctgctgctgtttgtcgcAAGGCATTTGAATTACTTTTAATGTTTGCCACCGCGAACCGAGCTGAGCGCCAACTATTAACACAAAAGGTAATTTCCCTGCAAATTGACATAAAAGACAACAGCGAGGCAAAACTTTTCTAGCCAAAAGCTTgtgttgtttcatttttcgggtgccacagacacacacacacacacacacacccatttCCAGAGACAACATcaaaatttatgtaaatgaaaattgcattgcataagCTACAGTCACGGATCCAGGCAGGATCCAGGCCATGctacgtatacgcaatgtgcagcagtagcagcagcagtcggagcCGGAGCCTAAAGCCATTTTGCACGTAGTATTAGCGCGCTACTTCCATTATTTGTGCCAGCATCGAGCCATT
The sequence above is a segment of the Drosophila subobscura isolate 14011-0131.10 chromosome U, UCBerk_Dsub_1.0, whole genome shotgun sequence genome. Coding sequences within it:
- the LOC117899994 gene encoding probable serine/threonine-protein kinase PkwA, which codes for MSTANNTNSNSQIKDGEGRREQMDTDEPLNATFVATSPHHIDGVALCASITMDTSSMAVAKADFSIHIFALKLHVIGTEADLTKGETFTLSGHRCTVYMGQFSPDGGHLLTCSEDFEMRLWSMQVPSCVSICIQSTGFVRGIAFDASKPSFIATVVETGYACLWKVDEPWVLCKQRIFQEPELTACIFRPLHNHIVSGSASGRIRIWDNTSNKISVTCLLGSDTPITALAISSCSYILVAGTQDGLIFVWNISQGEMVLRFTQHKEAISSIAFAPDNSLFAVGCKDTQMSVWNIEPFTSNLILLLGSRSSECGKILQVRFVSDSQVTAICLEPSDVDTKA